The Anabaena sp. PCC 7108 region CTGCACAAGCTAAAAGAGCGCAAATTTTGGCGGAAAGCGATATTATCAGACAGGCCGAACGGGAGGCTGAACAATTGCGGCGCAAAGTCCAGCAGGAATGTGACGCAATGATGCAAGACACTGAGGCAGAAATTGACCGCAAACGGCGTGCTTGTATGCAAGAATTGGAAGAAATGCGCCAAAGTGCGATCGCACAAGCTCAAGAAATTGAAGATGGTGCTGATCAATATGCTGATAATGTCCTGGAAAATATCGAACAGGATCTTCAAGAAATGTTGCGAATTATTACTAATGGCAGGTTACAACTGCGTGGAGATATACCAAAGCAGCGTAATTCACCCAATCCTAAGAAGAGATAATCATTCGTAATTCATAATTGTGGGAAAGTTGAAAATCATCTTGATGCCTTACCTTTTTTGGTATTGCATCCAATTTTGATTACATTGATGATGATATATTTTAAACATTAAAATGTCAGAATCAAGATTTATAGGATTTAAGGATTTGCAGGAATTTTATTGTCTAAATCAGATACAGCATCAATTAATAATTTACTTTATTAATATCGGTGTGGGTAAAGTCATTACCTTTGAATAATAAAGGTTGATTTGTAGATTTTGCCAAAGCATAAGAAAAACAATCTCCCATATTCAGTTTTGCTGGATGACGACCCTTACCAAATTTCAAGAATGCTTCACTTGCTAATTGTGCCTGTTCTACACTGAAAGGTACGATAATTATAGACAATGCTGCAATTAATAAATTTAAATTTTCTACACCCTGCTGACCATGTTTAGTACCCAAAACTATTGATGCTTCAACATAACCTGGAGAAGAAAGTAAACAATCTTCGCTTTCGTTAATAAGTTACAGAAAAATCAGTTCTTCAGGTTCAGCATAAATAATTGCCATAATAGCAGAAGTATCAATAACCATTATTCTGGGATTCCAAACTCGTTATAACCAATAATTTCATCAGGAGTTCTGCTATCAAGAACTGGTAAACTTCTAATTTGATGACAAATACTACGAACAAGATTAATATCTATTTTGTTCTCTTTTCGATTTGGTAAGGAAATAGGATGAGCTTGATATAAAAGTTTTCCTGTTATTTCCACCCCGGCAAAATTTTGGGGCAGTTTCAGATATAAAAAACCATTTTCATCTACACGAGCATCAAAATTAATTTGTTGCATTGTCTTTTCTTCTCAATTTAATTACGGAATTTTCGATTTTAGCTCTCTTCAGATTGTAACATATTGTCTGAATCAGGATAACCAGGATTATAGGATTTACCTGAAGGGGAGACAAACAAGGCTGAAAGCAAGGCAATGTAAAGAATGTGACGATTTATGGTAAAAAAAGATAGGTCAAGTATTGTCAATAAGACCTATCTAATGAAAATGATACCAACATTCTATCAAAACCATCTCAGAAGTCAATTAAGTCTAGCAGAATACCTATTGTTAAAAATCCTGCTTCAGATTTTACAGTCAATTAAACAGGTAAGTCTAGAAAGTTTAGCGAATGCCTTACCAATACCCATAAAATTTGAAAGTAGACGCAGAAAAATACAAAGATTTTTATCATTGCCAAAATTAACAATAAAGAAGATATGGTTACCCATAATTGAAGTCTGGTTAGAGACATACCTTCAAGAGAAAGAAACAATATATCTAGTAATAGACCGGACTAAATGGTCATGTATAAATTTATTAATGATCAGCATGGTGTGGGAGAAACGAGCAATACCGATATATTTTGAATTATTGAAGCAAAAAGGAAATAGCAATCTCAAACAACAAACAGAAGCGTTGACCGAGATTTTAGCGATAGTAAAAAAATATAAAATATGTGTATTAGGAGATAGAGAATTCTGTTCTGTCAAATTAGCGAACTGGTTGAAGCAGCAAGGTTTAAGCTTTTGTTTAAGGTTAAGAAAGAATGAATTTGTCAAAAAAGAATCAGATATTTGGTTAGAGTTGAAAGATTTGGGATTAGCACCGGGATTATCGTTATTTTTGCCGGGAGTTAAAGTTACGAAACTTAGAGGTTTTGGATATTTTAATTTAGCCTGTAAATGGAAAAGGAAACTCCAGGGTATAGCACCAAAAGAAGGATGGTTTATTCTCACAGATTTACCAGAGTTAGGAGCAGCTATTACAGCTTATAAACAACGCTTTGATATTGAGGAAATGTTTAGAGATTTTAAAACAGGAGGTTATAATTTAGAAGATACGAAAGTCACGGGAGAACGGTTGATTTCACTAATTTTATTAATAGCTATTGCCTACACATCAGCCACAATTCAGGGACAACAAATTAAACGCAAGGGAGTACAAGAATATGTCGGAAGAGTTAAAGAAAACAGCCGTAGTACCAGACGACAT contains the following coding sequences:
- a CDS encoding DivIVA domain-containing protein: MLQPKLSSPESNHNGNNPLPQEHPNGQPGVDIQQELNRLEDMVLSSLRIPLTGRTLIDEEKLLEQLDFVRLSLPSVFQESAELLQQKEEIMLEAEEYGQQVVEAAQAKRAQILAESDIIRQAEREAEQLRRKVQQECDAMMQDTEAEIDRKRRACMQELEEMRQSAIAQAQEIEDGADQYADNVLENIEQDLQEMLRIITNGRLQLRGDIPKQRNSPNPKKR
- a CDS encoding type II toxin-antitoxin system VapC family toxin; the encoded protein is MNESEDCLLSSPGYVEASIVLGTKHGQQGVENLNLLIAALSIIIVPFSVEQAQLASEAFLKFGKGRHPAKLNMGDCFSYALAKSTNQPLLFKGNDFTHTDINKVNY
- a CDS encoding IS4 family transposase — protein: MIPTFYQNHLRSQLSLAEYLLLKILLQILQSIKQVSLESLANALPIPIKFESRRRKIQRFLSLPKLTIKKIWLPIIEVWLETYLQEKETIYLVIDRTKWSCINLLMISMVWEKRAIPIYFELLKQKGNSNLKQQTEALTEILAIVKKYKICVLGDREFCSVKLANWLKQQGLSFCLRLRKNEFVKKESDIWLELKDLGLAPGLSLFLPGVKVTKLRGFGYFNLACKWKRKLQGIAPKEGWFILTDLPELGAAITAYKQRFDIEEMFRDFKTGGYNLEDTKVTGERLISLILLIAIAYTSATIQGQQIKRKGVQEYVGRVKENSRSTRRHSSFYIGLYGYTWISFMDNCQPLVAQLMRLNPNKRKYYQQGLRAMNLIQSVF